The Methanorbis furvi region AGGGTGCCGCAAAGGAATATGGTGCTCCCAAAAGTGCCGAACGGGGTTTGGAAGCCTCCGTCTGCTTTGGCTGAGGCTTTGGCAAGTTCCCAGGAGAAGAGGCAGCTGGCTGCAGGGAGGCCGGAGGGCGGCAGGGTATCCATTGTTGGTAGTTATGTGGGTTTTTTGGGTATGGATAGTTTTTGGCGTGTGGGATTTTTGCCTCGCCCACTTATCACTTCGTAGCTCCACCCACGATTCGCATGCCTTCGGCCTGCTCACTGCTTCGCAGGAAAAACAGAACACACCGAAATTTCACGGAAAAACATCACGGAGCAGACGTGAACAACACGGAAATAAATTATTTTATGATGGATTTACTTGGCGGCGAATATTTTCAAAATGGTATTAGGTTGAAAAATAAATCTTCTGAAATCGCATTGTGTAACTCCCATTTATGATTCCGTGTTGTTCACGTCTGCTCCGTGATGTTTTTTCTGTGAAGCTCCGTGCGTTCCGTTTTTCCTGCGAAGCAGTGAGCAGGCCGGAGGCATGCGAATCGTGGGCGGAGCTACGAAGCGATAGGCAGACCCACCCCAAGAATACAAGAAATTATTCTCTTACAACTCCAACAAGTACGCTACTATGGAGTCACCCGGCATCTGGATCGAGAAGTACCGTCCGCGCAATCTATCGGAGGTTGCTGGACAGCGGGAGATTGTTGAGCGGCTGCAGTCGTATGTGAAAAGCAAAGCACTCCCTCATCTGTTGTTCACCGGCTCTGCAGGCGTTGGCAAAACAACATGCGCGATCGCTCTTGCCCGCGAGATGTTCGGTGATACGTGGAGCATGAATTTCCGCGAACTCAACGCATCCGACGAGCGCGGTATTGACGTGGTCCGCAATCAGATCAAACAGTTTGCACGGACGTCACCTCTTGGAGACGCGACGTTTAAGATCTTATTTCTGGATGAAGCAGACGCCCTGACGCAGGATGCGCAGGCAGCTCTTCGCCGGACGATGGAAAATTATGCAGAGACCTGCCGCTTCATCCTCTCCTGTAACTACTCATCAAAAATCATCGATCCAATCCAGAGCCGGTGCGCCATCTACCGGTTCCGTCCGCTGGACGATGCCGCTATCCGGGACGAGATGAGCCGCATCGCAGGAGTGGAAGGGCTGACGATTCAGGACGCCGCCTACGATGCGATTGCGTATGTGTCGCAGGGCGACATGCGTAAAGCAATCAACGCACTCCAGGGAGCGGCAATTGTGTCGCCTACGGTGACCGCCGAGAACGTGTATGCCATCACCTCCAACGCAAAGCCTGAAGAGATCGATGAGCTGGTTGAAGTCGCACTCTCAGGCGACTTTGAAACCGCGGAACGCATACTCCGCACCCTCATGTACGACCGCGGCATCGCACCAAACGAGCTGCTGAACCAGATTTACCGGACGCTCTCGTCCAGCAATACCATTGACCGCAAAATGAAGGTCCAGTTAATCGATCACTTGGGCGAGACCGACTTCCGCTTAAGCGAAGGAGCGGATGCTGATATTCAGATGGACGCACTCCTCGCACGGTTTGTAAAAACAGGACTGTCTTCTAAATAATCCGGCAGATGATCATAGATCACGAATCATGAATCATAGATCATGAATCATAGATCATGAATTGATCACCCAATAAAAAAATCTGACTGGCAGCCCGCGTCTCCTCCTCGCCCGAGGAGTGATGAACTCCCGCTGTCTTGTTGTTTATTTATAGAACTCATTTATAATAAACCTGCATAATTTCCTGATTGAAAAATAAAAAAAATAAAAAAATAAAATATAGAGGGACTGTCTTCTCCCTGAAACCGTGATCAATTCATGATTTATGATTCATGATCATCCATCTTTTCTCAACTCTATTTTTCTTGTCTTCCCTTCTCACGCCTGATACCACGCAGCGCCAGCAGCCATCCGTTCGCAGAACTCCTCTTTCCCAAGAGTCCGCAGCTCAGACACTGCGTCCGCCAGATGCCCGACCGCCGCATCATTATAGGGATTTTCCCGCTGAATCGCATAATACAAAGCAGCATTTTCGCCTGAAACCTCCCTTGACACCGCAACCTGTTTTCGGAACGTCGTAGACGAAACCGCATTCAGCATCTCAGCAGAAAACCCGCTGCGCACAAGTGCCTCTGAGAATGCGAGATTCACCGCATGCGAAAGTCCGAGGACATAAGCGGCCGCCGGATCATGCTCCTCAAGCGGCATCCGCAGAATCGTTCCCCCGCTGAAAAGCACCGCTGCCTCCTCCACCGCGGGCGGACAACCGCAGTCCGCAACAACAACATTCCTTCCGGCAACCGAAGGCGCTGACGGCCCGAACATCGGATGCACCGAACATACGTTCATCCCGGCACCAGCCATATTTCCAAGAATCTCAGCGACCGGCGACTTCACCGACAAAATATCAAACACCAGTGCAGACGTTTTTGATGCAAAAATCTCAGCCAGCACGGCTGTTGCAGTCGTCACCGGCGTAGACACCACAATCACCTCAGCAGTATTACAAGCCTCGGCAACCGTCATCACCGGATATTTCGCGTTCGCGGGGTCCAGCACCGCAACAGAAACTGCATGGCCGCGTCCTGCAAAAAACGCCGACAGCCACCGTCCCATCGCACCGTTTCCGCCGACAACACAGATTTTCTTCGGCTCAGCATGCCGCGGAATTTGTCCCTGCACCTCAACCGACTCATCGATTACCGCACGCGCAATGCGGGTCGCTGCCGCAGCACTCACGCCCGCGGTAGCTCCTGCATCCACATACCGCTTCACCACCACCGTCTCCACCGATGGCACCACGACCTCCTCATGCGCCGCAGCCTTTCGCTCGCCGATTATTTTTGCAATCGCGTTCCGCTTGCCGACTAACTCCATAATCCCGCGGTCAATGTCTGCCAGCTGCATCCGCAGCGCGTCCAGCTCAGCCATAGTAGCCTCCCCGGATCAAAAGATCTGCAATCACCAGAGCAGTCATCGCCTCAACCACAATCGCTCCGCGGTTCGCAATACAAGGGTCGTGGCGGCCGTGAACGGACAATTCCGCATCAGTCCTCTCTTCCAGATTCACCGTCTGCTGTGGCCGTGCAATCGACGGCGTCGGCTTGAACGCAACCGAAAAGTCCAGCGTCTGACCGCTCGCCATCCCGCCTAAAACACCACCCGCATGATTGGTCAACGTCTGGACCGCACCGTCGCCCCCCATCCGGTAAAAGTCATTGTTTTCCGACCCGCGTGATGCCGCAGCGGCGAACCCTGCGCCAAACATCACTCCTTTCACGCCCGGAATCGCAAACACTGCTTTTGCAATTTCGCCGTCCAGCGTATCAAAAAACGGCTCGCCAAGACCAGCCGGCAGACCGGTTCCCATACACCGGACAACACCGCCGACACTGTCGCCGTCCGCCTTTGCCGCAAGAATCTCCTCACGCATCAGACCCTCAAGCTCCTCACTCATCGCCCGCAGAGAATTCGTCCGGGACGCAGACAGCGCCGCAGGCGCGTACTCAGCAGTGTCTTCGACTCTTCCGATCCGGGAAACATACGAGCCTACGGTAATTTCGAGCGGCTCAAGGATTCCCCGCATGACTGCTCCAGCCGCAACGAGCGGTGTCGTCATTCTGCCGGAAAACATTCCGCCGCCACGGATATCGTGGCTTGCACCGTATTTGCACACTGCCGGATAATCGGCATGTCCGGGCCTGGGCATTTTCCGCAGTGCCTCGTAATCAGAACTCTTCGTATTCGTGTTCGCAAACGTAATCATCAGCGGAGCACCGGTGGTGCATCCGTTCACAACACCCGAGATCTCAGGAGCGTCAGCCTCCACTCGCGGCGTTCCAATCCCGGGCACTGGTTTGCGCAGCGCAAGGTCAGCCTCGATTTTGGCAGTGTCCACCGGCGTTCCGGCAGGAATGCCGTCGATCACGCAGCCGATCCGGCTATCGTGGCTTGCCCCGAACAAGGTGACCCGCACCGCGGACCCGATCGTATTCATACCAACCTCATCTGTGCGCCGAGCGCCTGCATCTCTGCAACAAAGTTCGGATACGACACTGCGCAGCATTCTGCATCATCGATAACCGTCTCTCCTTTTGCCACAAGTCCTGCGATTGCTGCTGCCATCATTATCCGGTGGTCGCCAAAGGTCGTAACGTTTGCGCCCGAAAGCGTGCACGGCCCGTTCACAATACAGCCGTCATCGGTCTCGGTGATGTCGGCACCCATGCTTCGCAGAAACAGAGCGGTCGATCTGATGCGGTCGCTCTCTTTAAACCGCAGATGAGCCGCACCGAACAGGCGGGTGGTTCCCTCGCACTGTGTTGCAAGCACCGCTGCGATCGGGAACAGATCAGGCGCGTCGGCAAGGTTCACGTCTGTTCCGTGCAGCGTTCCTTTTACTGCACGAACATCCCCCAGACTGGAGCGGGTGATACCTGCACCGAGTTTTTCCAGCAGATCGATGAACATCTTGTCGCCCTGCGGGTCTCTGGGATCAAGATTGGTCACGAGGACGTCGCCTGCAAGGGCTCCTGCGGCAAACAAAAATGCGGCCGACGAGTAGTCGCCACCGACTCTTACGTCAGCAGGGAGATAGTTCTGGTTTCCCGGGACAAAAAATCCGTCATCGGTTGTTACAACAGAAACCCCGTGCTCTTCCATTGCGGCGATCGTCATCTCCACATACGGCCGTGAGGTCAGGGGCGTTGTCAGGTGAACGGTGAGCTCATTTTTGCTTAAAGGAGCACCAATCAGAAGTGCAGAGATGAACTGCGAGCTGATATCGCCTCTGATATGCACCGCGGTTCCCGACACGGGGCCGGTTACGCTGAACGGTGCGCAGCCGTCTTGTGAGGAGACTGCAACTCCAAGTTCAGCGAGCGCGTCAAGCAGCGGTTTCATCGGCCGCGAGCAGAGGGATGCATCGCCCGTGAAACTGGTTGTCCCGTGCAGCTGTGCAGCAGTTCCTGCCAGAATCCGTATAGAAGTCCCTGAGTTTTTGCAGTCGATGATTTTTACCGACGGGTGAAGTGCACCGCCGCTGATAATGACCGAGTCTTTGGCGCGGGAAACTCCTGCGCCGAGTGCTTCCACTGCGTCAAGCGTCGCGTTGGTGTCTTCGCCAAACAGCGGGGAGGAGACTACCGATGTTCCTTCGGCAAGTGCTGCGAGGATGAAGGCGCGGTGGGTGTGGCTTTTGGACGGCGGGGCTGCGGCGATTCCGCGCAGTTTTGAATGGGATACGATCAGTTTCATGCGAAGTTTCCGTTTCTGATGTTTGCAATGAGAATATTGTCTCGCCCGAATTTGTCGAGAAATTCGTCCAGTGTGGCTGTTGGAACAAGAATTCCGGTCGCAGGACCGGTGCCTGAGAGACCTGCGGCTGTTGCCCCGCAACCGAGGGCACGGTCTGCGATCTCAGGGGTTATTCCCAGCGCCCGGCATGTACAGCTGCCGTTTATGTACATGGCAGAGTAGACGTCGCCTGCGAGTGCGCTGTCGTAGGCTTTGGCAACGGTGGCCGCCATTTCCCGCATTTTTTCTTTGGGGAATGCGATTTTTCTGATCTGAAACTCAGGCAGGTGGATGACTGCGGTACAGGTTTCCGGCATCGGGACGCGGTGAATCAGTTCCCGTGCAGAGTTGTCGGTAAAGACGAGGCCTCCAAGCATGCAGGCACATGCATCGTCAAATGCTCCGGTGATGCTGACGCCTGCGGCGATTGCGACGTTTGATCCAAGCCTGCTGATTTCAAGGGGGTCTGCGGCAATGCCGAGCGCGTCGGCTGCTGCTGCGAGCATGGCGTTTGCTGCGGCACTGCTGCTTTTCAGTCCCATGGATATCGGGATGTCTGAGACCGTTTTGATCACTGCTCCGTTCATCCCTGACTCCGGGCACCGGTTCAGCATCTCCTGTGCGCAGAGTTCGGCAAGCAGGGTGTTTTCGGTTGGATGACCATCGATTGTTACGAAAAATCCCGGCTCTTTGGTGAACTCAACGGTTGCTTCGGTCTTGAGGTCGATACCGAACGCGGCACCTTTGCCGGTTGCGACTGCGTTGATGACCGAGAGTGCTCCATACGATATGCCGCGACCGATCATGGCTGTTCCTCAAATGCCTTGGTCATGACTGCGGTGTCAGGAATGGTACCGGTCCAGAGCGCAAAGGAGGCTTTTGCCTGCTCGATGAGCATCTGTTTTCCGCCTGCGGTTTTACGAACGCCGCGGTCGCGTGCTGCGGCAAGCAAAACCGTGTTCTCCGGCTCATACACCATGTCAAATACTGCGGTAGCAGGCGTGAGGATGGATGCTGGTACCGGCAGGCTGTCAGAAAATCCGCTCATGCCGGCAGGCGTTGAGTTGATGATGAGATCGTACTCAGGCGCAAGACTGTCCAGATCTGCGGCAGCCCCTCCGAACTCTTCTGCAAGGGCTTCGGCTTTTTCTCTGGTGCGGTTGGTGATGCTGAGTTGTGCGCAGGTCCCGCTCAGGCATGCGGCCGCTGCTCTTGCAGCACCGCCTGCGCCGATGATGAGAATTTTTGCGCCGCAGGGGTTGATGCCAAGGGCGGCGATGGTTGCTTTGATTCCTGCAATGTCGGTGTTGGCACCGCTGAGTTTTCCGTCGCTGTTGCAGATTGTGTTGACTGCTCCGGCGGACCGTGCTGTTTCTGCAACCTTTGCAAGGAGCGGTATAACCGATTGTTTGTGGGGGATGGTCACGTTCATGCCTGTGATGTTGTAGCAGCGGATAACTTCTGGAATCAGGGGCAGTTCGTCCGTGTTTGACGGAATTTTTACATATCTGCCTTTGATTCCTGCATCCAAAAACGCAGCATTGTGCATTTTTGGAGAGCGGGTGTGTGTGAGCGGCCAGCCGGTGATTGCGGTGACGATTGGGTTTTTGCCAAGTCGGACCGCATCATCAACGGTTATCTGCCCCGGGGCCGAGGCGAGTTCCGGCGTTACTGCGCAGTAGGTCAGCATGGATCCAATCTCTGCTGCACGGACGCGGGTTACCTCGCCTGCGGCTCCCATACCGATCAGAATGAACGGTCGTCCGGTTTGTCTGAGAACAAGGCCTGCCTTCCAGATCTCAAGGAGATCGCTTGGCCCCTGTACCATGAACGCGGCTTTGGGGACGCCTGAGTTTTCAAGGTCTTTGAAGATCTTCAGAATTTCAAAAGCTGCAGGTGTTTTTTCGAAATCATGGTACGAACAGATCACGCGGTCTTTTGGAAACTCGTTCCGCAGGACCGAGTCTGACTCGATGTCCACATATGTTGCACCACATGCAAGAGCGCGGGAAAAAATATCCTTTCGCTCCGCATCCTTTTCTGATCTAAGCGTTGCGATTGAAAGTGTTTCGCCTGAGACAAACGAGAGGTCTTTTGGGATGTTGGCAAGGGCGTCAAGCCTGAACTCCAGTGCCTCAGCACCTTTGGCTACTGCGTTTGCTGCCATGGTTTTTGCCACATCAGCTGATGCGGCGGCGATTACTGCACAAATACGGGTCATTTCTCGCAGATGGTCTCCGCCATTGCGTGACCGAAGTGGCGGCCTCCGCTTTCCAGTCTGACGAGGACTTCGTCACCGATCATAAGCGCCGACACTGACACAGCACCCGACGGGGTTCCAAGACGGATGGTTTCTGCGTTCTGCAAAACCACTGAGTAGGTTTTTCCGTCTGCTTCTGCTTCGATCAGAAGCATGGGCCGAACCTCGATCTTCACGCGGCCGACGCTTACCGCCCGCAGGGTTCCGTCCGGTTTTCGTGTGAGGACTGAAGAGCCTGCGGCGATCTCTGAGAGGTAGCGGGTCGTTTTATCGGGACAGAGGAGGTAGGAGTGAACGGCTCCGGCGTTGACGCGGAACGGCCGTGCGTTCACGTACTCGCTTTCAAAACTTTCCGAGCAGACGAGGAACAGGCAGGAGGACTGCGAGCCTATCAGCATTCCTTCGCCTGGCGCGAGAAGCGAACAGGTATCGATGCAGACGCGGTCTCCAAGGGAGAGCGGCTCTATTTTGGTGACCACTGCCGGCTTAAGCTCTGCTTCGGGGAACTCGGTTGCGGAGACGCGGGAAAATCCTGCGATGTCAGCAGGATAGTCGGGGGTGATGCAGACACCGTCTGCTCCTACTTCCATGGTTTCAAATGAGAGCTTTGCTTCATCCGGCGTTTTCACACAGATGTAAACCGAGGTTGCGGAACTCTGGAATCTGGAGATGAGGTTTTCCAGAGGGATTACCTTCCAATCTGAGGGGGTTATTATCAGATAGGGAAGGGTGTTTTTGATGCTGTATGCTTCCTCCATGTCCTCAGCCCCTTTGAGGGTGAGGTCTGCGCCGATCCGCTGGCCCGCAACTGACAGATATTTTCCGTCGGAGGTGATTGCGGTGTATCTGCCAAGCTGGGTAAGGGCTGCGTCTTCTTCTTTGAGTATGATATTGGTATAGCCTGCTTCAAGTGCTGCGGCGACGATTGCTTTTCGGTCGCTGTAGTTTTGGGCACGGTCGGCACGGACGATGACTGGAGGGAGGGTTACTGACATTATCTTCACTTCTTGAGATGTTTGGCTGCTTCTTCGACCGAGACATCTTTTAGGACGATGTCGGAGACTGCGGAGGTGATGCCGACGATGTCTTTGTGCTGGAAAATGTTTCTTCCAATGGAGACTCCTCTGCCTCCTGCGTCCAGTGAGTCGCGGACCATCTGGAGCATTTCAAGGTCAGAGCTCATTTTTGGTCCGCCGGCGATGACGACCGGAATCTGGGCTCCTGTTACGACTTCTCTGAAGGTGTCGATGTCGCCGGTGTAGCTGGTTTTGACAAGGTCAGCTCCAAGCTCTGCGGCAACGCGGGCACAGGTTTTGAGTGCGTCGACGTCGAATGGGTCTTTGATGTTTTTGCCGCGGGGGTAGACCATTGCAAGGAGCGGCATTCCCCACTGCTGGCATTTGCGGGAGATTTCTCCGGCGCAGCGGATCATCTCAGGTTCGGTGTCGGCACCGAGGTTGATGTGAATGGAGACTGCGTCGGCTCCAAGGGTGAGGGCTTCTTCAACAGTTGTGACGATGACGCGGGAGTTTGGGTCGCAGCCAAGGCCGGTGCCTGCGGAGAGGTGGACGACGAGTCCGATATCTTTTCCTGAAGTGCGGTGGCCGTAGGGTACCATGCCTTTGTGCATCAGAACAGCGGTTGCGCCGCCGAGGGAGATTTTATTGATGGTGTCCCGCATGTCTACGAGACCGGGGATGGGCCCCATGGAGATTCCATGATCCAGTGGGACTACGACAACTCTTCCGGAGTTGCGGTCTATGACTCTTTCCATACGGATTTGTTTTCCGAACATGTGTGCTAAGTGTTAGCACGGGACGCACATTAAGCTTTGTGTTTGGTTGGTTTTTTTCTGCGATGGGTGGCGGTATTCGTTTTTTTGGAGGCTATGTGTTTTGTTTGGAGTGGGGTGCTACTATTCTGTGACATGCGGCTTTGCTTGGAGTAACCACGTGGCGCATGCCTTCGGCCTGCGATTTCAGTGAAGCTCCGTGAAATTTCCGTGCATTCCGTGGTTACCCTAAGTGAGGCCACTCTCTCCCTCCACCCGCTTACATTTTTTTCATGTTGTTTTGTGTTTCAAAAAATATCACCGCACAACTCCTATCCCAAAAACGAATCCTGCCGAAGTTCATGAACACGTTTGGAGCAAACTCGGCTGAACCGGCTACATTATATTTCTTCAATACGCTATAATAATACACAAACGGAGGCAGCCGCAATGGGGTCGCAGTGGACAAAAGATAAAATATACAAAAAATCTGTGCGTGACGGCTATCGTGCCCGGTCCGCCTACAAACTCATCGATATCAACGAACGGTTCAACATCATCCGCCGCTCCGACAACGTCGTCGACCTTGGCGCCGCTCCCGGCAGCTGGCTCCAGGTCCTCCGCACCATGACCGACGGCCAGCTGCTTGGTGTCGACCTCAACCCCATCGTCCCCATGGAAAACGTCATCACCGTCACCGGCGACTTCACCGCCCCTGACATCCAGCAAAAAATTCTCGAACTCATGCCGCTCGTCAACGTCGTCGTCTGCGACGCCTCTCCTCACCTCTCCGGTGCCAAAGCTTATGATCAGGCACGCATCATGGCACTCAACGAAGAAGCCCTCCGTCTCACCGAAAAACTTCTCAAACAGGGCGGCAACTTTGTCATGAAATCCTTTCAGGGCGTTGACTTCAACGAACTCGTTGACCTTGTCAAAGAGCGTTTCTACTCAGTCAAAGTAATCAGATCCACTGCCACCCGCAGAGGGAGCACCGAGTGCTACATCATTGCAAAGAACTTTATCGGAGATGCTGATGATGACCGGAAACAAACCACTGAATGACGATATCCTCACCGACACCTACGGCCGGACCATCTCCAACGTGAGAATCGCCCTCACCAACGCCTGCAACCTCAGATGCATCTACTGCCACCACGAAGGCGAGGAGATCAACGGCTGCACGGTAGACAACAGCCGTGCCCAGATGACCAAAGAAGAGATCGCCGAACTCATCGGCGTTTTTACCGAACTTGGCGTCACCACCCTCAAACTCACCGGCGGCGAACCAACCCTGCGGCCTGACCTCCTTGACATCATCAGATCCATTCCTCCAGACGTTGAGTCCTCCATGACCACCAACGGCACACTTCTTGCAAAAATGGCAAAGGATCTCAAAGCCGCCGGACTCTCGCGGGTCAACGTCAGCCTTGACACCATGCGCCGCGACCGGTACCTGAAAATAACCGGCCGTGACCTGCTGCCTGACGTTCTTGCCGGAATCGAGGCCGCACTTGACGCAGGACTCATTCCGGTAAAACTCAACATGGTCATACTCAAAGGTATCAATGACGATGAAGTTGAAGATTTCCTCTCCTATGTCAGAAACCGGAAAAATCTCATACTTCAGATCATCGAACTCATGGACGTCAATGGATGGGCTGATCACATCGACCATGTCGACGACGTCATCAGAGGTGACGCAGAAATTGTCGGTGACTTAGAAAAAAGCATCGCTGAAAAGTCCACCCAGATTATCACCCGAAGAATGCACCACCGCAGAAAATACTGTCTTGACGGTGCCGAGGTTGAAGTGGTGCGCCCGATGCACAATCTTGAGTTCTGCGCAAACTGTAACCGGCTCCGTGTCACTTCAGACGGCAAACTCAAACCATGTCTGCTCCGTTCCGACAACGAAGTGGACATACGCGGTCTCCATGGCGATGAACTGAAGGCAGCGATTGCAAAAGCAGTTCAACACCGCTCACCGTATTTCACCCAGAATACAGAATGATCTACTTTTTTTCTTTTTCTGAAGTACTCAGTGCCAATTTCTATATACAAATACAGATAAAAATGTAATTATTAGTATTATGGGGGTAATAACATCATGAAATACTTATTCAGTCTGATACTTGGTATATGCCTTGTACTGTCAGTCTGTACTGCCGGCTGTGTCCTTCCCCTGCCGACACAGCAGTCCGATATACCAGACTACTATGCCGAACAGGTGGAGCTCGCACACAAATTTGCTCTTGGTATCAGCAATGACACCTCCGTTCTTGGCAATGCTCTCATTTCCGCGATAGAGTATCAGTCAAACTTTTCTGCTGACAGTCCCGAGGTTTTGGAAAGCCTCCGCGACTTGTATATGCACAACCCAAGTGCCACG contains the following coding sequences:
- a CDS encoding replication factor C small subunit, which translates into the protein MESPGIWIEKYRPRNLSEVAGQREIVERLQSYVKSKALPHLLFTGSAGVGKTTCAIALAREMFGDTWSMNFRELNASDERGIDVVRNQIKQFARTSPLGDATFKILFLDEADALTQDAQAALRRTMENYAETCRFILSCNYSSKIIDPIQSRCAIYRFRPLDDAAIRDEMSRIAGVEGLTIQDAAYDAIAYVSQGDMRKAINALQGAAIVSPTVTAENVYAITSNAKPEEIDELVEVALSGDFETAERILRTLMYDRGIAPNELLNQIYRTLSSSNTIDRKMKVQLIDHLGETDFRLSEGADADIQMDALLARFVKTGLSSK
- a CDS encoding prephenate dehydrogenase/arogenate dehydrogenase family protein, with translation MAELDALRMQLADIDRGIMELVGKRNAIAKIIGERKAAAHEEVVVPSVETVVVKRYVDAGATAGVSAAAATRIARAVIDESVEVQGQIPRHAEPKKICVVGGNGAMGRWLSAFFAGRGHAVSVAVLDPANAKYPVMTVAEACNTAEVIVVSTPVTTATAVLAEIFASKTSALVFDILSVKSPVAEILGNMAGAGMNVCSVHPMFGPSAPSVAGRNVVVADCGCPPAVEEAAVLFSGGTILRMPLEEHDPAAAYVLGLSHAVNLAFSEALVRSGFSAEMLNAVSSTTFRKQVAVSREVSGENAALYYAIQRENPYNDAAVGHLADAVSELRTLGKEEFCERMAAGAAWYQA
- the aroC gene encoding chorismate synthase, yielding MNTIGSAVRVTLFGASHDSRIGCVIDGIPAGTPVDTAKIEADLALRKPVPGIGTPRVEADAPEISGVVNGCTTGAPLMITFANTNTKSSDYEALRKMPRPGHADYPAVCKYGASHDIRGGGMFSGRMTTPLVAAGAVMRGILEPLEITVGSYVSRIGRVEDTAEYAPAALSASRTNSLRAMSEELEGLMREEILAAKADGDSVGGVVRCMGTGLPAGLGEPFFDTLDGEIAKAVFAIPGVKGVMFGAGFAAAASRGSENNDFYRMGGDGAVQTLTNHAGGVLGGMASGQTLDFSVAFKPTPSIARPQQTVNLEERTDAELSVHGRHDPCIANRGAIVVEAMTALVIADLLIRGGYYG
- the aroA gene encoding 3-phosphoshikimate 1-carboxyvinyltransferase; protein product: MKLIVSHSKLRGIAAAPPSKSHTHRAFILAALAEGTSVVSSPLFGEDTNATLDAVEALGAGVSRAKDSVIISGGALHPSVKIIDCKNSGTSIRILAGTAAQLHGTTSFTGDASLCSRPMKPLLDALAELGVAVSSQDGCAPFSVTGPVSGTAVHIRGDISSQFISALLIGAPLSKNELTVHLTTPLTSRPYVEMTIAAMEEHGVSVVTTDDGFFVPGNQNYLPADVRVGGDYSSAAFLFAAGALAGDVLVTNLDPRDPQGDKMFIDLLEKLGAGITRSSLGDVRAVKGTLHGTDVNLADAPDLFPIAAVLATQCEGTTRLFGAAHLRFKESDRIRSTALFLRSMGADITETDDGCIVNGPCTLSGANVTTFGDHRIMMAAAIAGLVAKGETVIDDAECCAVSYPNFVAEMQALGAQMRLV
- a CDS encoding shikimate kinase gives rise to the protein MIGRGISYGALSVINAVATGKGAAFGIDLKTEATVEFTKEPGFFVTIDGHPTENTLLAELCAQEMLNRCPESGMNGAVIKTVSDIPISMGLKSSSAAANAMLAAAADALGIAADPLEISRLGSNVAIAAGVSITGAFDDACACMLGGLVFTDNSARELIHRVPMPETCTAVIHLPEFQIRKIAFPKEKMREMAATVAKAYDSALAGDVYSAMYINGSCTCRALGITPEIADRALGCGATAAGLSGTGPATGILVPTATLDEFLDKFGRDNILIANIRNGNFA
- the aroE gene encoding shikimate dehydrogenase, which translates into the protein MTRICAVIAAASADVAKTMAANAVAKGAEALEFRLDALANIPKDLSFVSGETLSIATLRSEKDAERKDIFSRALACGATYVDIESDSVLRNEFPKDRVICSYHDFEKTPAAFEILKIFKDLENSGVPKAAFMVQGPSDLLEIWKAGLVLRQTGRPFILIGMGAAGEVTRVRAAEIGSMLTYCAVTPELASAPGQITVDDAVRLGKNPIVTAITGWPLTHTRSPKMHNAAFLDAGIKGRYVKIPSNTDELPLIPEVIRCYNITGMNVTIPHKQSVIPLLAKVAETARSAGAVNTICNSDGKLSGANTDIAGIKATIAALGINPCGAKILIIGAGGAARAAAACLSGTCAQLSITNRTREKAEALAEEFGGAAADLDSLAPEYDLIINSTPAGMSGFSDSLPVPASILTPATAVFDMVYEPENTVLLAAARDRGVRKTAGGKQMLIEQAKASFALWTGTIPDTAVMTKAFEEQP
- a CDS encoding 3-dehydroquinate synthase II; this translates as MSVTLPPVIVRADRAQNYSDRKAIVAAALEAGYTNIILKEEDAALTQLGRYTAITSDGKYLSVAGQRIGADLTLKGAEDMEEAYSIKNTLPYLIITPSDWKVIPLENLISRFQSSATSVYICVKTPDEAKLSFETMEVGADGVCITPDYPADIAGFSRVSATEFPEAELKPAVVTKIEPLSLGDRVCIDTCSLLAPGEGMLIGSQSSCLFLVCSESFESEYVNARPFRVNAGAVHSYLLCPDKTTRYLSEIAAGSSVLTRKPDGTLRAVSVGRVKIEVRPMLLIEAEADGKTYSVVLQNAETIRLGTPSGAVSVSALMIGDEVLVRLESGGRHFGHAMAETICEK
- a CDS encoding 2-amino-3,7-dideoxy-D-threo-hept-6-ulosonate synthase, giving the protein MFGKQIRMERVIDRNSGRVVVVPLDHGISMGPIPGLVDMRDTINKISLGGATAVLMHKGMVPYGHRTSGKDIGLVVHLSAGTGLGCDPNSRVIVTTVEEALTLGADAVSIHINLGADTEPEMIRCAGEISRKCQQWGMPLLAMVYPRGKNIKDPFDVDALKTCARVAAELGADLVKTSYTGDIDTFREVVTGAQIPVVIAGGPKMSSDLEMLQMVRDSLDAGGRGVSIGRNIFQHKDIVGITSAVSDIVLKDVSVEEAAKHLKK
- a CDS encoding RlmE family RNA methyltransferase, which gives rise to MGSQWTKDKIYKKSVRDGYRARSAYKLIDINERFNIIRRSDNVVDLGAAPGSWLQVLRTMTDGQLLGVDLNPIVPMENVITVTGDFTAPDIQQKILELMPLVNVVVCDASPHLSGAKAYDQARIMALNEEALRLTEKLLKQGGNFVMKSFQGVDFNELVDLVKERFYSVKVIRSTATRRGSTECYIIAKNFIGDADDDRKQTTE
- the moaA gene encoding GTP 3',8-cyclase MoaA, which translates into the protein MLMMTGNKPLNDDILTDTYGRTISNVRIALTNACNLRCIYCHHEGEEINGCTVDNSRAQMTKEEIAELIGVFTELGVTTLKLTGGEPTLRPDLLDIIRSIPPDVESSMTTNGTLLAKMAKDLKAAGLSRVNVSLDTMRRDRYLKITGRDLLPDVLAGIEAALDAGLIPVKLNMVILKGINDDEVEDFLSYVRNRKNLILQIIELMDVNGWADHIDHVDDVIRGDAEIVGDLEKSIAEKSTQIITRRMHHRRKYCLDGAEVEVVRPMHNLEFCANCNRLRVTSDGKLKPCLLRSDNEVDIRGLHGDELKAAIAKAVQHRSPYFTQNTE